GAATTCGGTCGTCAAGAGCAAGGTAAGCGAGCAAGGGTACACAAGTGCGAAAATGGGGAACAAAAAGCTGTAACCGATTTTTGCTTTCCAACGTCAATAGCTCCGTGAGTACGCAAAGGATCTGCGAAAGCTCATCGACAACGGTGCAACGGACGACGAGGTGAAGGAGCGAATGAAGAAGCAGATGAACGAGGTGTACAACATTGTGGGCATTTGTTTGGGCATTCCGCCGGAGAAGTTCACCTGGGAGTACTACGACAAGTCGAAGAAGTACCTTAACATTGGCCCGATCCGTCCGATCGATTTCTACGAGAAGTACGTCAAGCCGTACTTCAACGTCGATGACAAGGTGTGCCTGGTGACGGACCCGCGCTCGTCGAATCTGTACGGTCGCTCCTACACGGTCGACTGTCTCGGCAATGTGGTCGGTGGCCGGCCCGTGCTGTACAACAACCAGCCGGtggagctgctgctcgatCTGGTCACGAAAGCGCTCAAGTTTGGCGAACCGGTCTGGTTCGGGTGCGAGGTGAACAAGCGCTTCGCGGGCAAACAAGGCATCGAAGATTTGGACATGTAAGTGAGGGAGGAGTGGAAGGCTGTGGTGGTGTGGTATAAACTAACGCTGATTTGTGCCAATTTCTATGCTTTTCATCTATGCAGCCATGACTTCAAGCTGGTCTTTGGAGTGGACATTCAGACGACGATGGAAAAGGCTGACCGACTGCTGTACGGCGAGTCGATGATGACGCACGCCATGGTGTTTACCGGGGTGTCGGTTGATGTGAGTATGCGTAACAAACTTGCATGGGAAGGGACGCAAATTTGCTCTTTCAATAACCCTTCGATTCCCCTACTCCTCCAACAGCCCAACAGCCAAAAGCCGACCAAGTTCCGGGTGGAAAACTCGTGGGGCGAGGACCGTGGCGAGAAGGGTTACCTAATAATGACGGCCGAGTGGTTCAAGGAGTTTGTGTTCGAGGTGGTCGTCGATCGCAGCATAGTGAGCCAGGACGTGCTGGACGTGTTTGATCTCCCGCCAATCGTGCTGCCCGCCTGGGATCCCATGGGCACGCTGGCAAAGTAGGCAGGGTAACGCCGTAAAGCTGCTACTGCGGCTGACGATCGGGCAAGGGGGTGTTGATAAAATTGGGGTTGGAATTCAGTCCACTATCATTACTTTAGAAAAACATGCACGTGTCCGTCGAAGGTGTATCACAGCTTTTAGATATGCGCAAAGTGCGCAATTACTGCTGCTGACTGCTACTGCTGTATGCTGAaaaatttaagtaaaaaaaaagtcaaccTACCAACCCCCTCTTCACACCGCACGTGCGTGGCTTTGCCAGGGTTGTGCAGAATACGACCGCTAACAACAAATCGATTTACTCTAATACACACAATTAACGTATAGGTATAGATCCAAGCAGATTGCGATGCAAAGTGGAACAGAAGCGAAAAGGAATATGTGAATAATAACAAGAAATATATCTTTTTtatacagaaaaaaaggaaaacagaaTTTGCATTATATTTCCAAAACCCGGATAGGCTAACAACTGATAATCGATGTTTACTATAAATTTATTCTCTTAAGGAACGATCAAGGTACAACGTTAAAACGCGATCTTTACGTTTTCTTGCGTGCCACATTCCTCTGGTGCACATCGTACTCGTAGCGCAGCTTCGCCCATATGCCCTGGCACATCTTCAGTAGGCGCGTATCGGGTTCCTTTTGCTTCCGTGCGCCGCGGTACACGCTCTGGATGAGGTGTTTAGCAGTGGCAAATTCGGCCCTCTGGATGAGCGATATGGCAAGGTACAGCTGGCAGCGAGCTACGAGCGAAGGATCGCCCAACCGGCAGGCCAGCTTCATTTGGTGTAGCGATATTTTGCCCGCCGTATCGGCACAGGCGAGCTGGTAGTCGCCGAGAGCGGAGAAAGCTCCACCGAGCGTCGAGAGCCAAGCCATCAGTTCGGTGAGCTCGACCAGCTCCCACATCATGTGAACGGCACGTTGTCCCCTGCAGCGGCAATGGGCGATGTAGCAAGGATTTTAAGCAAAAATGTGTCTTAATTATACGCAGAGGTTGAACTTACCAATGGTAATCTAAATGCTCTTTGACGGGGGGGATGAGTTGTATGGTGAGCGAAGCGCTCGGTACACGACCAACGAGTGCGTTAGCGATTTTCAGTCGAAAACGAGGAAAGAACCGCAAATTGAGCAACAAATCCACTAGCTGCACCGGGTCGCTCGTAATGCACGCATCGTATTCGGTGTGATGTGCTTTCCGTATCCGAACGGAGTTCTTGTGAATGGTGCATTGTTCTATATTTGCACAATAATCAATGATGTAGAACGATATTTTCCCCATTCCGAAGGCCTGTATTTAGGAAGGGCTTGTGAGTTTGCGATCAGATGTTTTTGCCGCATAcgagtttgtttgttgtgaagTTGTTGTCGTTGACGCGCCTGCCCGTACAACATGGCGAAGGTTTTTGACGTTCGAATATCGCTGCATCTCTCTCATTTTCTTTACCTATCCTTTACGCGCGGGATGCGAGTTTGAGTCGGTTCAGCATTGTGCCTTTTCGTCGTAGGTCGTCACAAAAAGGCCTTTTCAACATTTGAATATGCGTACATTCGACATGCTGTTGGACTGGTAAAAAGTGGATTTTGTTCGATGTTCTTAACGGTCATCAAGAATAGTAAAACGTTGAGAATGAAGCACACACATCGACACAAATCACGCTTACATTAGGCTCTACTTTATTATTCCTTGAGCTATACAAGTGCTCGGCACGCTGAAATCGTATTAATAAATATCTGTTCAAAATCGTAGCACCTCAAGAATAGTGGTAGGTTAAAATCAAAGGATACTGATGCTTCGTTAGACCCGCAAACAAAGGTGGCTGGTGCGTTCGAGGCTGCAGCCTTCCTTGCACTGTCGCCGCGCCGCCATTCGTTGTATTTCGGGAATAGTTGGTGCTtgttaaaatagaaatactcagaaaacaaatcaaagaAAACGACCCACCGCATCGATCGTTAGAATGTGTCGAAACCACAGGGTCAGACGAAACGGTTAccaaaaaaatacagaaatgTCTAACCTAGCACACTACCTCTAAAGCGCCACCCAACAGGCAAGCCGCCTGTCGGCATTCCCTAGGCCCTAAAACCTTATTTACGAATACCTAACGCATCCCATTATGTTTTATTGTCCGATTCGCTCCACAACTCCGCCTGATGATATGCGCCCGACCATCCCTGCCCCCAATGAATGATCCACGATGGATCGATCAACCATGTGTggcgttcg
This is a stretch of genomic DNA from Anopheles merus strain MAF chromosome 2R, AmerM5.1, whole genome shotgun sequence. It encodes these proteins:
- the LOC121587652 gene encoding bleomycin hydrolase isoform X2, with amino-acid sequence MSVLYFSRAGLRTAPLNEEFFQKCRNDFYDCPKNVLAQNVCTRIDPFDACLSRKSLENTQHVFTYKIENEGKPLTNQKSSGRCWLFAALNCIRIPFIKQYNLDEFEFSQAYLFYWDKIERANYFLNNVVDTAKRGEPVDGRLVSFLLSDPTCDGGQWDMLVNLINKHGLMPKKCFPESYSCEASTRMNSVVKSKLREYAKDLRKLIDNGATDDEVKERMKKQMNEVYNIVGICLGIPPEKFTWEYYDKSKKYLNIGPIRPIDFYEKYVKPYFNVDDKVCLVTDPRSSNLYGRSYTVDCLGNVVGGRPVLYNNQPVELLLDLVTKALKFGEPVWFGCEVNKRFAGKQGIEDLDIHDFKLVFGVDIQTTMEKADRLLYGESMMTHAMVFTGVSVDPNSQKPTKFRVENSWGEDRGEKGYLIMTAEWFKEFVFEVVVDRSIVSQDVLDVFDLPPIVLPAWDPMGTLAK
- the LOC121587652 gene encoding bleomycin hydrolase isoform X3; translated protein: MLSLIMKMCCARAPLNEEFFQKCRNDFYDCPKNVLAQNVCTRIDPFDACLSRKSLENTQHVFTYKIENEGKPLTNQKSSGRCWLFAALNCIRIPFIKQYNLDEFEFSQAYLFYWDKIERANYFLNNVVDTAKRGEPVDGRLVSFLLSDPTCDGGQWDMLVNLINKHGLMPKKCFPESYSCEASTRMNSVVKSKLREYAKDLRKLIDNGATDDEVKERMKKQMNEVYNIVGICLGIPPEKFTWEYYDKSKKYLNIGPIRPIDFYEKYVKPYFNVDDKVCLVTDPRSSNLYGRSYTVDCLGNVVGGRPVLYNNQPVELLLDLVTKALKFGEPVWFGCEVNKRFAGKQGIEDLDIHDFKLVFGVDIQTTMEKADRLLYGESMMTHAMVFTGVSVDPNSQKPTKFRVENSWGEDRGEKGYLIMTAEWFKEFVFEVVVDRSIVSQDVLDVFDLPPIVLPAWDPMGTLAK
- the LOC121587658 gene encoding uncharacterized protein F58A4.6 — protein: MGKISFYIIDYCANIEQCTIHKNSVRIRKAHHTEYDACITSDPVQLVDLLLNLRFFPRFRLKIANALVGRVPSASLTIQLIPPVKEHLDYHWGQRAVHMMWELVELTELMAWLSTLGGAFSALGDYQLACADTAGKISLHQMKLACRLGDPSLVARCQLYLAISLIQRAEFATAKHLIQSVYRGARKQKEPDTRLLKMCQGIWAKLRYEYDVHQRNVARKKT
- the LOC121587652 gene encoding bleomycin hydrolase isoform X5 gives rise to the protein MLPSPLNEEFFQKCRNDFYDCPKNVLAQNVCTRIDPFDACLSRKSLENTQHVFTYKIENEGKPLTNQKSSGRCWLFAALNCIRIPFIKQYNLDEFEFSQAYLFYWDKIERANYFLNNVVDTAKRGEPVDGRLVSFLLSDPTCDGGQWDMLVNLINKHGLMPKKCFPESYSCEASTRMNSVVKSKLREYAKDLRKLIDNGATDDEVKERMKKQMNEVYNIVGICLGIPPEKFTWEYYDKSKKYLNIGPIRPIDFYEKYVKPYFNVDDKVCLVTDPRSSNLYGRSYTVDCLGNVVGGRPVLYNNQPVELLLDLVTKALKFGEPVWFGCEVNKRFAGKQGIEDLDIHDFKLVFGVDIQTTMEKADRLLYGESMMTHAMVFTGVSVDPNSQKPTKFRVENSWGEDRGEKGYLIMTAEWFKEFVFEVVVDRSIVSQDVLDVFDLPPIVLPAWDPMGTLAK
- the LOC121587652 gene encoding bleomycin hydrolase isoform X4, translated to MAVLCVCQSPLNEEFFQKCRNDFYDCPKNVLAQNVCTRIDPFDACLSRKSLENTQHVFTYKIENEGKPLTNQKSSGRCWLFAALNCIRIPFIKQYNLDEFEFSQAYLFYWDKIERANYFLNNVVDTAKRGEPVDGRLVSFLLSDPTCDGGQWDMLVNLINKHGLMPKKCFPESYSCEASTRMNSVVKSKLREYAKDLRKLIDNGATDDEVKERMKKQMNEVYNIVGICLGIPPEKFTWEYYDKSKKYLNIGPIRPIDFYEKYVKPYFNVDDKVCLVTDPRSSNLYGRSYTVDCLGNVVGGRPVLYNNQPVELLLDLVTKALKFGEPVWFGCEVNKRFAGKQGIEDLDIHDFKLVFGVDIQTTMEKADRLLYGESMMTHAMVFTGVSVDPNSQKPTKFRVENSWGEDRGEKGYLIMTAEWFKEFVFEVVVDRSIVSQDVLDVFDLPPIVLPAWDPMGTLAK